Within the Streptomyces vilmorinianum genome, the region TGGTAAGGTTCTTCGCGTTGCGTCGAATTAAGCCACATGCTCCGCTGCTTGTGCGGGCCCCCGTCAATTCCTTTGAGTTTTAGCCTTGCGGCCGTACTCCCCAGGCGGGGAACTTAATGCGTTAGCTGCGGCACCGACGACGTGGAATGTCGCCAACACCTAGTTCCCAACGTTTACGGCGTGGACTACCAGGGTATCTAATCCTGTTCGCTCCCCACGCTTTCGCTCCTCAGCGTCAGTAATGGCCCAGAGATCCGCCTTCGCCACCGGTGTTCCTCCTGATATCTGCGCATTTCACCGCTACACCAGGAATTCCGATCTCCCCTACCACACTCTAGCCTGCCCGTATCGGATGCAGACCCGGGGTTAAGCCCCGGGCTTTCACACCCGACGTGACAAGCCGCCTACGAGCTCTTTACGCCCAATAATTCCGGACAACGCTTGCGCCCTACGTATTACCGCGGCTGCTGGCACGTAGTTAGCCGGCGCTTCTTCTGCAGGTACCGTCACTTTCGCTTCTTCCCTGCTGAAAGAGGTTTACAACCCGAAGGCCGTCATCCCTCACGCGGCGTCGCTGCATCAGGCTTTCGCCCATTGTGCAATATTCCCCACTGCTGCCTCCCGTAGGAGTCTGGGCCGTGTCTCAGTCCCAGTGTGGCCGGTCGCCCTCTCAGGCCGGCTACCCGTCGTCGCCTTGGTGGGCCATTACCCCACCAACAAGCTGATAGGCCGCGGGCTCATCCTTCACCGCCGGAGCTTTCAACCAGCTTCCATGCGGAAGCCGGTGTTATCCGGTATTAGACCCCGTTTCCAGGGCTTGTCCCAGAGTGAAGGGCAGATTGCCCACGTGTTACTCACCCGTTCGCCACTAATCCACCCCGAAGGGCTTCATCGTTCGACTTGCATGTGTTAAGCACGCCGCCAGCGTTCGTCCTGAGCCAGGATCAAACTCTCCGTGAATGTTTACCGGTTATCCGGTGCACACCACGAGAGCGGAACGACCGGTCGGAATAGGACCAGTCGTTCACAGCGTCCTCGCTGTGTTGTTGCCTACCCGCCGCATGGGCCGGTAGGACTTTCAAAGGAACCTCGCCATCCGAAGATGGACGGGGTATCAACTAATCTGGCGTTGATTTTTGGCACGCTGTTGAGTTCTCAAGGAACGGACGCTTCCTTCGTACTCACCCTCTCGGGCTTTCCTCCGGGCTTTTCCCTTCGGTCTTGCGTTTCCGACTCTATCAGATCTTTCCGATCCGATTTCCTCGGTGCTTTCCGGCCTTTCGGTTTCCCGTTGGGCTTTCCGGCGTTGATCCGACTTTATCAGAGATTCTGAGTCGAATTCCCCCGCCCCTTCCGGTCACCCGTTCAGGCACACGAAGGTGCCGGGTTCCCTTGCTGGCGGAGCCGTAAACGTACTGGAGCGGGGCGCCCCGATGCAAATCGAGGCGCCCCGCTCCTGGTTGACGCTGGTCAGGCCTGTGCTCAGGCCCGTCCTCAGACCTCCACGACCACCGGGAGGATCATCGGGCGCCGGCGGTACGTGTCGGAGACCCACTTGCCGATCGAGCGGCGGATCAGCTGCTGGAGCTGGTGGGGCTCGACCACGCCGTCCTGGGCCGACTTGTTCAGGGCCTGCTCGACCTTCGGGATGACGGCGTCGAACGCCGAGTCCTCGATGCCGGAGCCACGGGCGTGGATGTTCGGGCCGCCCACGATCTTGCCGGTCGACGAGTCGACGACCACGAAGACGGAGATGATGCCCTCCTCGCCCAGGATGCGGCGGTCCTTGAGGTGGACCTCGGTGACGTCGCCGACCGAGAGGCCGTCCACGTACACGTACCCCGCCTGGACCTTGCCGACGATCCTGGCGCGGCCGTCGACCAGGTCGACGACGACGCCGTCCTCGGCGATGACGATGTGGTCCTTCGGGACACCCGTCATCGCGCCGAGCTCGGCGTTGGCGCGCAGGTGGCGCCATTCGCCGTGGACCGGCATGAGGTTCTTCGGCTTGCAGATGTTGTAGAAGTACAGCAGCTCGCCCGCCGAGGCGTGGCCGGAGACGTGGACCTTGGCGTTGCCCTTGTGGATCACGTTCGCGCCCCAGCGCGTCAGGCCGTTGATCACGCGGTAGACCGCGTTCTCGTTGCCCGGGATGAGCGAGGACGCCAGGATCACGGTGTCGCCCTGGACGATCCGGATCTGGTGGTCGCGGTTGGCCATGCGGGACAGCGCGGCCATGGGCTCGCCCTGGGAGCCCGTGCAGACCAGCACGACCTCGTCGTCCGGGAGGTCGTCGAGGGTCTTGACGTCGACGACCAGGCCGGCCGGGACCCGCAGATAGCCGAGGTCACGGGCGATGCCCATGTTGCGGACCATCGAGCGGCCGACGAAGGCCACGCGGCGTCCGTACTCGTGCGCGGCGTCGAGGATCTGCTGGATGCGGTGGACGTGGCTGGCGAAGCTGGCCACGATGATCCGCTTCTGGGCGTTCGCGAAGACGTTCCGCAGGACGTTGGAGATGTCCTTCTCCGGCGGGACGAAGCCCGGGACCTCGGCGTTCGTCGAGTCGGACAGCAGGAGGTCGATGCCCTCCTCGCTGAGCCGCGCGAACGCGTGCAGGTCGGTGAGCCGGCCGTCCATCGGGAGCTGGTCCATCTTGAAGTCGCCGGTGGCGACCGCCATGCCCGCGGGGGTGCGGATGGCGACGGCCAGCGCGTCGGGGATGGAGTGGTTGACCGCGATGAACTCGCAGTCGAACAGGCCCAGGTTCTCCCGGTCGCCCTCCGACACCTCGAGGGTGTAGGGACGGATGCGGTGCTCCTGGAGCTTGGCCTCGATCAGGGCGAGGGTCAGCTTGGAGCCGATGAGCGGGATGTCCGGCTTGAGCCGGAGGAGGTACGGGACACCGCCGATGTGGTCCTCGTGACCGTGCGTGAGCACGATCCCCTCGACGTCGTCGAGGCGGTCCCGGATGGTGGTGAAGTCGGGCAGGATCAGATCGACGCCCGGCTGCTCCTCTTCGGGGAAGAGGACGCCGCAGTCGACGATCAGCAGCCGGCCTTCGTACTCGAAGACCGTCATGTTCCGGCCGATCTCACCGAGCCCGCCGAGCGGGGTGACGCGCAGGCCGCCCTTGGGCAGCTTCGGCGGCGCGCCGAGTTCAGGATGCGGATGACTCAAAAGACTCTCCTCACCACACGCGCCACGTACCGCTTGGGCACGTGGCGCGCATGACATTCGTGCACTTGCTGTTGTCTGTCGATCGTTTGTCGATCGGATATTCAGTTGTGAAGTCTGTTGTCAGAGCTGTACCCCGCCGGCGGCGAGATCGAGCTTGAGCTGGGCGGTTTCCTCCGGCGAGAGGCCCACGAGCGGCAGGCGCAGGGGGCCGGCCGGGAGGCCCTGGAGGGCGAGGGCGGCCTTGGTGGTCATGACGCCCTGGGTGCGGAACATCCCGGTGTACACCGGGAGCAGCTTCTGGTGGATCTCGGTGGCCTTCTGCACGTCACCGTTGAGATGGGCGTCGAGCAGGGCGCGCAGGTCCGGGGAGACGACGTGGCCGACGACGGAGACGAAGCCGCAGGCGCCCACGGAGAGCAGCGGCAGGTTGAGCATGTCGTCGCCGGAGTACCAGGCGAGGCCGCTGCGGGCGATGGCCCAGCTGGCGCGGCCGAGGTCGCCCTTGGCGTCCTTGTTGGCGACGATCCGGGGGTGCTCGGCGAGGCGGACGATCGTCTCGGTGTCGATGGGGACGCCGCTGCGGCCGGGGATGTCGTAGAGCATGACCGGGAGGCCGGTGGCGTCGGCGATGGCCGAGAAGTGCCGGTACAGGCCCTCCTGCGGGGGCTTGTTGTAGTACGGCGTGACGGCGAGCAGGCCGTGTGCGCCGTCGCGCTCCGCGGTGCGGGCGAGCTCGATGGAGTGGTGGGTGTCGTTGGTGCCGATGCCGGCGACGACGTGGGCGCGGTCGCCGACCGCCTCCAGTACCGCTCGTACCAGTTCCGATTTCTCCGCGTCGCTGGTGGTCGGGGACTCGCCGGTGGTGCCGTTGATGACGAGGCCGTCGTTGCCTGCGTCCACCAGATGGGCGGCCAGTCGCTGGGCACCGTCGAGGTCGAGTGCGCCGTCCGCCGTGAAAGGCGTGACCATGGCGGTGAGGACCCTCCCGAAGGGGGTCTGCGGAGTGGAGATCGGAGCCATGGGTAACACGCTACTCGCTGCTCAGCGCCCGGTGTCCCCTCGGGGGACGTGAGAAAGGAGCCCGGCACTGCCTGCTCGGGGGTTCAAGCAGTGCCGGGTCCGTTTGATCAGCCTAGATGAACTTCGTGAAACGTCGCAATACGGACACTTCGCGTGACGGGGTCGTACATCTGTGCTTTATGGGGCCACACGGCCGTTCTTGTTGAACGCGGCATAGGTCAGCGGCATGAGCTCGGCCCAGTGCTGCTCCATCTTCTCGCCCACCATCTCGATCTCCCGCTGCGGGAAGGACGGCACCTTCGCCAGCTCGTGCTGGGTGCGCAGACCGAGGAAGTGCATCAGCGAGCGAGCGTTGCACGTGGCGTACATCGAGGAGAAGAGTCCGACGGGCAGGACCGAACGGGCGACCTCGCGGGCGACACCCGCCGCGAGCATCTCCTGGTACGCCTCGTACGCCTGGACGTACGAGTCCTCCATGACGCGGCCGACCAGCTCCTGCTGGGCCTCGGTGCCCTCGACGAAGACGTACTTGCCCGGGCGGCCCTCCTGGACGAGCTTGCGGGAGGCGTCGGGGACGTAGAAGACCGGCTCAAGCTCCCTGTAGCGGCCCGACTCCTCGTTGTACGACCAGCCGACGCGGTGGCGCATGAACTCGCGGAACACGAAGATCGGGGCGCTGATGAAGAACGTCATCGAGTTGTGCTCGAAGGGGCTGCCGTGGCGGTCCCGCATCAGGTAGTTGATGAGCCCCTTGGACCGCTCGGGGTCCTTCTGCAGCTCTTCGAGCGACTGCTCCCCCGCGGTGGAGACGCGGGCCGCCCACAGCACGTCCGAGTCGGCGGCGCTGTGCTTGACCAGCTCGACGGTCACATCGCTGCGGAAACTGGGCTTGAGGTCTTCTGCGGGGGTGTCGGTCACCGGCGGGTCCTTCCGAAGTGCGTCGCTCGGGCGGCGCCCACTCTACGGGGGACCACCGACAGCGGACTCCCACACCCACCCGGACGAACACTCTTTGGCCAATTCGGCGAATTCGGGCACCGAATGGTGATTTCGCTCGTCTCTCTCTGTGACACCGCACACCACGAGGACCGAGGAGCGTTCCTTCATGTTCAGCCGGCGAGAGGCCGTCCCGTTCTCGTTCGTCGCAGAGGCCGACCGCTTCCGCAGTAACGTCACTCCGCCGCCGAGGGAGCGCCTGACCGTCTCTCAACTCGCGGGCCGTACGCTGATCGGACTGACCGTCGTGGCCGGTCTCGTCGGATCGCTGCTCTTCGGCATGCCGTCCATGCAGTCCGGTGCCGCCGAGGGCCACCGGCAGCAGACCGAGGCTTCCGACGGCCGTTGATCAGTACGGCCCCCCTGGGGTGGCCCGGTCGAGACCACCTGGGTAGCCTCACCGGGCACAGCCCCTTCGAGCGTGCTTGTGAGTGAGGATCAGTCGTGCCCCTGCCCTTCCTGACGGCCGACCGCGCTTTTGACGCCACCGATGACGTCGCGCTGCCGTTCGACGACCACGACCAGTGGCGTCGCCCCTACCGGCCGGGCCCCTGGCGGGTGGGTGCGGCGGCGCTCGCGCTGCTGCTCGCCTCGTTCGTGCTCCTGGCCGCGGTGATCATCGTGGCCGCCGGCGAGACGCCCGGCGCCGGCCTCACGTTCGGTCTCGCGGCGCTGTTCATCCTCGGTGCGCTGCGGATGCTGCGGGTCGGCACATGGGTGAGCCGCCACGGCGTGCGGCGGGTGCGGTTCTTCTCGAACACGACCGTGGCATGGCAGCAGACGGCCGAGGTGCGCACGGCGCAGCAGCCGGTGCGCTGGCTGGGGCTGCCCCGCACGGTGCAGGGTCAGGCGCTGATTCTCGTACGGCACGGTGGTGAGCAGATCACTCTGCTCACCGACCACAATGCCGACTTCCTCTCCCGCGTCGAGGCGTTCGACCGCGCGGCCGACACGGTCGAGGCCTGGAACGCCGAGTACGGCGTCGCCGCTACGCGCTGACCGTACGTCCCCCATGGAGGGCGATCGCGCGCTGCATCGCCTTGCGGGCGCGCGGGGTGTCGCGGGCGTCGTGATAGGCGATCGCGAGCCGGAACCAGCAGCGCCAGTCGTCCGGGTGGTCCTCGGTCTCGGCACGCCGCCGCGCGAACACCTCGTCCGCCGACTCCCGGTCGATCCGGCCCCCGGCCGTGCGCTTCAACTCGTCCACGGGCAGGCCGCCTTCGGCCTCCAGTTCGCGGGCGAGCCGCTGCGCGTTCCGCGCGAAGGCGGTGTTCTTCCAGAGGAACCAGCCGCCCACGCCGGGCAGCAGGAACGCCACCGCGCCCATGCCCATGGCGGCCGGTTCCCCGGTCAGCAGGAGCAGGACGCCCTCCATCGCCACCACGCCGAAGACGAGGACGAGGACGGTGGCGAGGAAGACGTACGTGATCTTTCCGCCCATGGCCGTCAGCCCAGGTCCATGAAGTGCTCCAGGCCGAAGGTGAGGCCCGGAGTGGTGACCACGCGGCGGGCGCCCAGGAGGATGCCCGGCATGAAGCTGGAGTGGTGCAGCGAGTCGTGGCGGATGGTCAGGGTCTCGCCCTCGCCGCCGAGCAGCACCTCCTGGTGGGCCAGGAGGCCCGCCAGGCGTACGGCGTGGACCCGGACACCGTCCACGTCGGCGCCGCGCGCCCCGTCGAGAGCCGTCACGGTCGCGTCCGGCTGGGCTCCGAGGCCGGCCTCCGCGCGGGCGGCGGCGATCAGCTGAGCCGTACGGGTGGCGGTGCCGCTGGGGGCGTCGACCTTGTGCGGGTGGTGCAGCTCGACGACCTCGACCGACTCGAAGTACGGGGCCGCGATCTGGGCGAACTTCATGGTCAGGACGGCGCCGATGGAGAAGTTCGGGGCGATCAGGACGCCGGTCTCCGGGGAGGCGGCGAGCCAGGTGTTCAGCTGCGCGAGGCGGTCCTCGTTCCAGCCGGTCGTGCCGACGACCGCGTGGATGCCGTGCCGTACGCAGTAGTCGAGGTTGTCCATCACGGAGGCCGGGGTGGTCAGCTCGACCGCGACCTGGGCGCCCGCGTCGGTGAGCGTCTCCAGCTTGTCGCCGCGGCCGAGCGCCGCGACCAGTTCCATGTCCTCGGCGGCCTCGACGGCCCGTACCGCCTCGGAGCCGATACGGCCCTGGGCTCCGAGGACCGCCACGCGCAGCTTGCTCATAGCTCTGTGAACTCTCTCTAGGCGACGGATTCGTGCAGGCGTGCCGCCTGCTTGTCCTTCAGCGGCCCTATGGCGGACAGCGAGGGGCGCTGTCCGAGCACATCACGGGCGACCTCCCGGACCTCGTCCGGGGTGACCGCGGCGATCCGGGCGAGCATGTCGTCGACCGACATCTGCGTACCCCAGCACAGCTCGCTCTTGCCGATGCGGTTCATCAGCGCGCCCGTGTCCTCGAGGCCGAGGACGGTCGAGCCGGAGAGCTGGCCGATGGCGCGGGCGATCTCGTCGTCGGACAGCCCGTCGGAGGCCACCTTGTGGAGCTCGTCCCGGCAGATCTTCAGTACGTCGTGGACCTGACTGGGGCGGCAGCCCGCGTACACGCCGAAGAGGCCGCAGTCGGCGAAGCCCGAGGTGTACGAGTACACGCTGTAGGCCAGGCCGCGCTTCTCGCGGACCTCCTGGAAGAGACGGGAGGACATGCCGCCGCCGAGGGCCGTGTTCAGCACGCCGAGCGCCCAGCGGCGCTCGTCGGTGCGGGCGAGGCCGGGCATGCCGAGGACCACGTGGGCCTGCTCGGTCTTGCGGCCCAGGACCTCGACGCGGCCG harbors:
- a CDS encoding ribonuclease J, encoding MSHPHPELGAPPKLPKGGLRVTPLGGLGEIGRNMTVFEYEGRLLIVDCGVLFPEEEQPGVDLILPDFTTIRDRLDDVEGIVLTHGHEDHIGGVPYLLRLKPDIPLIGSKLTLALIEAKLQEHRIRPYTLEVSEGDRENLGLFDCEFIAVNHSIPDALAVAIRTPAGMAVATGDFKMDQLPMDGRLTDLHAFARLSEEGIDLLLSDSTNAEVPGFVPPEKDISNVLRNVFANAQKRIIVASFASHVHRIQQILDAAHEYGRRVAFVGRSMVRNMGIARDLGYLRVPAGLVVDVKTLDDLPDDEVVLVCTGSQGEPMAALSRMANRDHQIRIVQGDTVILASSLIPGNENAVYRVINGLTRWGANVIHKGNAKVHVSGHASAGELLYFYNICKPKNLMPVHGEWRHLRANAELGAMTGVPKDHIVIAEDGVVVDLVDGRARIVGKVQAGYVYVDGLSVGDVTEVHLKDRRILGEEGIISVFVVVDSSTGKIVGGPNIHARGSGIEDSAFDAVIPKVEQALNKSAQDGVVEPHQLQQLIRRSIGKWVSDTYRRRPMILPVVVEV
- the dapA gene encoding 4-hydroxy-tetrahydrodipicolinate synthase codes for the protein MAPISTPQTPFGRVLTAMVTPFTADGALDLDGAQRLAAHLVDAGNDGLVINGTTGESPTTSDAEKSELVRAVLEAVGDRAHVVAGIGTNDTHHSIELARTAERDGAHGLLAVTPYYNKPPQEGLYRHFSAIADATGLPVMLYDIPGRSGVPIDTETIVRLAEHPRIVANKDAKGDLGRASWAIARSGLAWYSGDDMLNLPLLSVGACGFVSVVGHVVSPDLRALLDAHLNGDVQKATEIHQKLLPVYTGMFRTQGVMTTKAALALQGLPAGPLRLPLVGLSPEETAQLKLDLAAGGVQL
- the thyX gene encoding FAD-dependent thymidylate synthase encodes the protein MTDTPAEDLKPSFRSDVTVELVKHSAADSDVLWAARVSTAGEQSLEELQKDPERSKGLINYLMRDRHGSPFEHNSMTFFISAPIFVFREFMRHRVGWSYNEESGRYRELEPVFYVPDASRKLVQEGRPGKYVFVEGTEAQQELVGRVMEDSYVQAYEAYQEMLAAGVAREVARSVLPVGLFSSMYATCNARSLMHFLGLRTQHELAKVPSFPQREIEMVGEKMEQHWAELMPLTYAAFNKNGRVAP
- the dapB gene encoding 4-hydroxy-tetrahydrodipicolinate reductase, with the translated sequence MSKLRVAVLGAQGRIGSEAVRAVEAAEDMELVAALGRGDKLETLTDAGAQVAVELTTPASVMDNLDYCVRHGIHAVVGTTGWNEDRLAQLNTWLAASPETGVLIAPNFSIGAVLTMKFAQIAAPYFESVEVVELHHPHKVDAPSGTATRTAQLIAAARAEAGLGAQPDATVTALDGARGADVDGVRVHAVRLAGLLAHQEVLLGGEGETLTIRHDSLHHSSFMPGILLGARRVVTTPGLTFGLEHFMDLG